In one window of Ferriphaselus amnicola DNA:
- a CDS encoding methyl-accepting chemotaxis protein has translation MLNNLSIKNRLYLMSFTLQLLAVVLAVQGLVMAEKSNSAIKELYQSRAVPLSQLAVLERRVAENRAMVNGLLLHPDERDKYVQTIEHNLSDSKELWATFVARNLSDDEKALVEKVDQDRSRYLNEAIIPAKEAAKVGDFAKVRSILDEKVRSLYPAVHASMLNLMNMQVSAAKQVYEKNDHAHETQRMAIILMLVIGSLIGFILSWNINRSVSGPANEMCTVLGNTAADGDLTRRVRVRSGDEIGRAGAAVNTLLESFAQSVAMVVSGSSNVAASAQQISSASLQITQSSQAQSESAASTAAAVEEVTVSINSVAESAAEVHRLSQQSLARTREGNERAAQMIDEVMHIEQAVNQIAQSVKAFIVSANTISGMTQQVKDIADQTNLLALNAAIEAARAGEQGRGFAVVADEVRKLAEKSAHSANEIDQTTLALSEQSERVEHAIEAGLRSIQSTQQHIGKVSAVLADAGDSVERASNGVSDITASVSEQSKASNDIARHVESIAQMTEENHAAIEHTEQDIQRLEQLASELQASVSRFKV, from the coding sequence ATGTTGAACAATTTGAGCATCAAGAATCGACTTTATCTGATGTCATTTACTTTACAGCTACTTGCTGTGGTTTTGGCAGTGCAAGGTTTGGTGATGGCGGAAAAAAGTAATTCTGCTATCAAAGAGCTGTATCAAAGCAGAGCGGTTCCCTTAAGTCAGTTGGCGGTGCTGGAGCGGCGAGTGGCAGAGAATCGTGCAATGGTTAATGGCTTGCTACTGCATCCTGATGAGCGTGACAAGTACGTACAAACCATTGAGCATAATTTAAGTGATAGTAAGGAGCTTTGGGCTACTTTTGTAGCGAGAAATCTCTCTGATGATGAAAAAGCTTTAGTTGAAAAAGTAGATCAAGATCGCAGTCGTTATTTGAATGAGGCAATCATTCCAGCAAAAGAGGCAGCCAAAGTAGGTGACTTCGCCAAAGTACGTAGTATTTTGGATGAAAAAGTTAGATCGCTGTATCCAGCGGTACATGCAAGCATGCTTAACTTGATGAATATGCAGGTTAGTGCCGCAAAGCAAGTTTATGAGAAAAACGATCACGCGCATGAAACTCAGCGTATGGCGATTATTCTGATGCTGGTGATAGGTTCGCTAATTGGCTTTATATTGTCGTGGAACATCAATCGCAGCGTGTCTGGGCCTGCTAATGAAATGTGCACGGTGTTGGGCAATACAGCCGCCGATGGTGATCTGACCCGCCGAGTTCGAGTGCGCAGTGGCGACGAGATAGGCAGAGCAGGAGCGGCGGTAAATACCTTGTTGGAGAGTTTTGCTCAAAGTGTTGCAATGGTGGTGAGTGGCTCTTCCAATGTGGCGGCTTCTGCTCAGCAGATATCTTCAGCATCTTTGCAAATTACTCAGAGTTCTCAGGCTCAGAGTGAGTCGGCTGCCTCTACCGCGGCCGCAGTAGAAGAAGTGACTGTCAGTATCAACTCGGTAGCAGAGAGCGCAGCTGAAGTGCACCGTCTTTCGCAGCAAAGCTTGGCGCGTACGCGCGAGGGGAATGAGCGTGCTGCTCAGATGATCGACGAGGTGATGCACATCGAGCAGGCCGTCAACCAGATCGCGCAGTCAGTGAAGGCATTCATTGTCAGTGCCAACACCATCTCCGGGATGACCCAGCAAGTTAAAGATATTGCTGATCAAACAAATCTGTTGGCCTTGAATGCAGCTATTGAAGCGGCTCGGGCGGGTGAGCAGGGGCGAGGATTCGCCGTAGTTGCAGATGAGGTGCGCAAGCTGGCAGAGAAGTCAGCGCATTCCGCGAATGAGATTGATCAGACAACCTTGGCGTTGAGTGAGCAGTCGGAGCGTGTCGAGCATGCAATTGAAGCTGGCCTGCGGTCGATACAGTCCACTCAACAACATATCGGTAAAGTATCTGCTGTGCTGGCGGATGCAGGAGATTCGGTCGAGCGTGCCAGCAACGGAGTGAGTGACATTACCGCGTCAGTGAGCGAGCAGAGCAAGGCCAGCAATGACATTGCGCGCCATGTCGAGAGCATCGCTCAGATGACGGAAGAGAACCATGCTGCAATTGAGCATACTGAGCAAGACATTCAACGCTTAGAGCAACTGGCGAGCGAATTGCAGGCATCAGTCAGCCGATTCAAAGTGTAA
- a CDS encoding chemotaxis protein — protein sequence MSELLRNIDARTKLAGTNKLEILMFTLGKNSQTERREVFGINVFKVREVMRVPPITHAPEMPSAVEGMVSLRGVLVPVIDLARYAGIQTGARPEIMIITEYNGHTQGFLVEAVDTILRLDWSSMRVPPAMLSAKMGGLVTAVTELPDGKLVMMMDVEKVLAETGHFDDEFMFKSVKPLSVSGRTVFFADDSAVARKQIERTLDAMQVRHISAVNGRQAWQELQRMADYADASHTPLREMIQLILTDVEMPEMDGYMLTRKIKEDKRFIGIPVLMHSSLSSMSNQQLGKAVGVDEYVPKFEPQKLSQTLTRLLT from the coding sequence ATGTCCGAACTACTTAGAAATATCGATGCTCGTACCAAGTTGGCGGGAACCAATAAGCTGGAGATTCTGATGTTCACGTTGGGCAAGAATAGCCAAACTGAACGTCGCGAAGTGTTCGGCATCAATGTGTTCAAGGTGCGAGAGGTGATGCGGGTGCCCCCAATTACTCACGCACCTGAGATGCCTAGCGCAGTTGAGGGTATGGTGAGTTTGCGTGGCGTGCTGGTGCCAGTCATTGATTTGGCAAGATATGCAGGCATACAGACTGGGGCTAGGCCGGAGATCATGATCATTACTGAGTACAACGGCCACACTCAAGGCTTCTTGGTCGAAGCGGTGGATACCATTCTGCGATTGGACTGGTCGTCGATGAGAGTGCCGCCGGCGATGTTGTCAGCCAAAATGGGCGGTTTGGTCACTGCGGTGACCGAACTTCCTGATGGCAAACTGGTGATGATGATGGACGTAGAAAAAGTCCTCGCTGAAACAGGGCACTTCGATGACGAATTCATGTTTAAGAGTGTCAAGCCACTCTCTGTTTCAGGGCGTACGGTGTTCTTTGCTGATGATTCTGCTGTAGCCCGCAAGCAAATTGAGCGCACGCTGGATGCGATGCAAGTTCGCCATATTTCGGCTGTCAATGGACGGCAGGCTTGGCAGGAGTTGCAGCGCATGGCCGATTATGCGGACGCATCCCACACTCCGTTGCGAGAAATGATTCAGCTGATTCTGACTGATGTCGAGATGCCTGAAATGGATGGCTATATGCTGACTCGCAAAATTAAGGAGGATAAAAGGTTTATCGGTATCCCAGTGCTGATGCATTCGTCCTTATCCAGTATGTCTAATCAGCAGTTGGGAAAGGCAGTCGGTGTGGATGAGTATGTACCTAAATTCGAGCCGCAAAAACTATCGCAGACCCTGACTCGTCTGTTGACCTGA
- a CDS encoding chemotaxis protein produces MEILLFSLGSQELFGINVFKVKEVCRAMKITRTPNMPHGVDGIVSLRGHIIPVLNLASFLGFDGTIASEQRTMMVAEYSRHILGFLVHHVEHIIRVDWDKVRATEGMLSNNANLITAITELPDGKLVSILDVEQILATAFGEAVVGSVERVENGHEMCVFFVDDSGVARKKIAELLDKMGVKSIQAHNGLEAWERLKTLADGAESSGVRLHDQIQVVLADAEMPEMDGYVLTQNIKSDRRFDGIPVVMHSSLSSDANRAMGRRVGVDYYVPKFDGGALAETLRPLLV; encoded by the coding sequence ATGGAGATTCTGTTGTTTTCTCTTGGATCTCAGGAGTTGTTTGGGATCAATGTATTCAAGGTGAAGGAAGTGTGTCGCGCCATGAAAATCACCCGCACGCCGAACATGCCGCACGGTGTGGATGGGATCGTCAGCTTGCGTGGGCATATCATCCCCGTGCTCAATCTAGCGAGCTTCCTCGGTTTTGATGGAACGATCGCGAGTGAGCAGCGCACCATGATGGTGGCCGAGTACAGCCGTCATATCTTGGGTTTCTTAGTGCATCACGTCGAACACATTATTCGTGTGGATTGGGACAAGGTCCGTGCGACCGAGGGCATGCTGTCCAACAATGCTAACTTGATCACAGCCATCACGGAGTTGCCCGATGGCAAACTGGTGTCCATCCTAGATGTGGAGCAGATTTTGGCGACTGCATTTGGTGAGGCGGTGGTGGGCTCTGTTGAGCGGGTCGAGAATGGCCATGAAATGTGTGTCTTTTTCGTGGATGACTCGGGCGTGGCAAGAAAGAAAATAGCGGAACTGCTAGATAAGATGGGCGTCAAGAGCATTCAGGCACATAACGGGCTGGAAGCATGGGAGCGTCTGAAGACCTTGGCGGATGGTGCAGAAAGCAGTGGGGTACGTTTGCACGACCAGATTCAGGTGGTATTGGCGGATGCCGAAATGCCAGAAATGGATGGTTATGTGTTGACCCAAAACATCAAATCAGATCGCCGTTTTGATGGCATTCCGGTAGTGATGCATTCGTCGCTATCTTCGGATGCGAATCGGGCGATGGGCAGACGGGTCGGTGTGGATTACTACGTACCTAAATTTGATGGCGGAGCGCTGGCGGAGACCTTGCGCCCGTTGCTGGTATGA
- the cheY gene encoding chemotaxis response regulator CheY, translating to MKFLVVDDFSTMRRIVRNLLKELGFANVQEAEDGVDALNKLRAGGFDFVVSDWNMPNMTGIDLLKNIRKDPALKHLPVLMVTAEAKRENIIEAAQAGASGYVVKPFTAATLDEKLKKIFEKMPQK from the coding sequence ATGAAATTTTTGGTGGTGGACGATTTTTCGACCATGCGCCGTATCGTTCGCAACCTGCTGAAGGAGTTAGGATTCGCTAATGTCCAAGAAGCAGAGGATGGCGTGGATGCCTTGAATAAACTCCGTGCAGGGGGCTTCGATTTTGTAGTGTCTGATTGGAATATGCCCAACATGACGGGTATCGACTTACTGAAAAATATCCGAAAAGACCCTGCCCTGAAGCATTTGCCAGTGTTGATGGTGACTGCCGAGGCCAAGCGCGAAAACATTATCGAAGCAGCACAAGCCGGCGCTTCCGGTTATGTCGTTAAGCCGTTCACGGCTGCGACACTGGATGAAAAGCTGAAGAAGATTTTTGAAAAAATGCCACAAAAGTGA
- the cheZ gene encoding protein phosphatase CheZ: MSATQDSDDLEALFDSIVSATHEDEAPTNAQDNPADQPVMDNNVINQIGQMTRALHDSLRELGFDKNLEKAAAAIPDARDRLNYVAAMTEQAAERVLNATEAAQPVVNKIEDEAHRLAAQWQMLFDQQLTQEQFKSLATQTHAYLIEVPKQTKQTSAYLREIMMAQDFQDLTGQVIKKIMEVTQQLEQQLVTLLVQNAPATALKVDSGLLNGPVIKPAGRTDVVTSQDQVDDLLDSLGF, from the coding sequence ATGAGTGCCACTCAAGATTCAGATGATTTGGAAGCGCTGTTCGATAGCATCGTGTCAGCGACCCATGAGGACGAAGCCCCGACTAACGCTCAGGACAATCCTGCCGATCAGCCGGTAATGGATAACAATGTCATCAATCAGATCGGTCAGATGACGCGTGCTCTCCACGACAGTCTGCGCGAGCTAGGTTTTGACAAGAATCTGGAAAAGGCGGCAGCTGCCATTCCTGATGCACGAGATCGCCTCAACTATGTCGCAGCGATGACCGAGCAGGCGGCGGAACGTGTGCTGAACGCAACTGAGGCTGCGCAGCCAGTGGTAAACAAGATCGAGGATGAGGCGCATCGACTGGCAGCGCAGTGGCAGATGCTATTCGACCAGCAGTTGACGCAAGAGCAATTCAAGAGTTTGGCAACACAGACCCATGCCTACCTGATTGAGGTGCCCAAGCAAACCAAGCAGACGAGCGCGTATCTGCGTGAAATCATGATGGCGCAAGATTTTCAGGATCTGACTGGCCAAGTCATCAAAAAGATCATGGAGGTGACGCAACAGCTGGAGCAGCAACTGGTCACCTTGTTGGTGCAGAACGCTCCGGCTACGGCACTGAAAGTGGATTCGGGGCTGCTCAATGGCCCTGTTATAAAACCTGCTGGTCGTACCGATGTGGTCACCAGTCAGGATCAGGTGGACGATTTGCTGGATAGCTTGGGGTTCTAA
- a CDS encoding chemotaxis protein CheA translates to MNDFAGMEELLQDFLTEASEMLSDVDGKLVELEKSPSDHRLLNDIFRGFHTIKGGAGFLNATELVTLCHLTENLFDKLRNGELDMSAGLMDAIMAATGEVRGMFDVLGQSIQPKAAPPELIAALQAALNGEDVESVKAVSAKATSVAATQSAPVPSGLDWDGLFHAVTGTEPEVASGPTPVAAESTTAPAPAIDEAKLKSSAFGRRTTDVPGGVPTPAAARRDGDAAKDNTIRVDTDRLDQVLNLSGEIGLTKNRLTHLRSDILQGRSDPGTLKALDEAVSQLDMLVVNLQNAVMKTRMQPIGRLFKKYPRLARDLARQLGKDVELVLTGEETEIDKTMIEDLNDPLVHLIRNAVDHGVEDTAQRTAVGKPTKSMVNLGARQEGDHILITIQDDGKGMRPDVIRGKAVEKGLISVEQANGLDDTQSLELIFLPGFSTKDQISSVSGRGVGMDVVKTNIQRLNGSITIESEAGKGSVFTIALPLTLAILPVLLLRLCDQPFAVPLSMVREILSIMPDQIQQVAGKATLVVRGEVLPVMSLARLVGWEDNGQPEVGVLMQMGGNSFILSADGFAGHDDVVIKSLDTFRPKGVAGVTMSSEGEIVLILDIKELLGYSSI, encoded by the coding sequence ATGAACGACTTTGCAGGCATGGAAGAGTTGCTACAGGACTTTCTCACGGAAGCCTCCGAAATGTTGTCCGATGTGGACGGCAAACTGGTGGAGTTGGAAAAATCCCCCAGCGACCACCGCCTGCTCAATGATATTTTTCGCGGATTCCATACCATCAAGGGAGGAGCAGGATTTCTTAATGCTACGGAGTTAGTGACTTTGTGCCACTTGACAGAGAATCTGTTTGATAAGTTGCGCAACGGTGAGCTGGATATGAGCGCTGGCCTAATGGATGCCATCATGGCAGCAACCGGCGAGGTGCGAGGGATGTTCGATGTGTTAGGACAAAGCATTCAGCCAAAAGCAGCCCCTCCTGAGTTGATTGCAGCCCTGCAAGCGGCCCTCAATGGCGAGGACGTTGAGAGTGTTAAGGCTGTGTCCGCGAAAGCGACTTCAGTCGCCGCTACTCAGTCGGCACCTGTGCCATCTGGATTGGATTGGGACGGTTTGTTTCATGCCGTTACAGGGACCGAGCCTGAGGTTGCGAGTGGTCCCACTCCCGTCGCGGCTGAGTCAACGACTGCCCCTGCCCCTGCGATAGATGAGGCAAAACTAAAATCAAGTGCATTCGGTCGTCGCACTACAGATGTACCTGGGGGGGTGCCTACCCCAGCTGCGGCGCGTCGTGACGGCGATGCCGCAAAAGACAATACGATCCGTGTCGATACGGATCGCTTGGATCAAGTGCTTAATCTTTCCGGTGAGATTGGTCTGACCAAGAATCGGCTCACCCATCTACGCAGTGATATTTTGCAAGGCCGCTCAGACCCTGGCACCTTGAAGGCGTTGGACGAGGCGGTCAGCCAGTTGGATATGCTAGTGGTGAATCTGCAAAATGCAGTGATGAAAACGCGGATGCAGCCAATCGGTCGTTTGTTCAAAAAATATCCACGCTTGGCGCGCGATCTGGCGCGACAGTTGGGTAAAGATGTCGAGCTGGTGCTGACCGGAGAGGAAACTGAAATCGACAAGACCATGATCGAAGACCTCAATGATCCGTTGGTGCACTTGATCCGTAATGCCGTCGATCATGGTGTCGAAGACACCGCGCAACGTACTGCAGTGGGTAAGCCGACGAAGAGTATGGTGAATCTTGGCGCACGCCAAGAGGGTGATCATATTCTGATTACCATTCAGGATGACGGTAAAGGGATGCGCCCTGATGTAATTCGGGGTAAAGCTGTGGAAAAAGGCCTGATCAGCGTGGAGCAGGCCAATGGTTTGGATGATACTCAAAGCCTAGAGTTGATTTTCCTGCCGGGCTTCTCCACTAAGGATCAGATATCCAGCGTGTCTGGTCGCGGCGTGGGCATGGATGTGGTGAAAACTAATATCCAGCGACTGAATGGTTCCATCACCATCGAATCCGAAGCGGGCAAAGGTTCCGTGTTCACCATTGCGCTACCGCTTACTTTGGCGATTTTGCCGGTGTTGCTGTTACGCCTGTGTGATCAGCCCTTTGCGGTACCGCTATCGATGGTGCGCGAAATCTTGTCCATCATGCCAGATCAAATTCAGCAAGTGGCGGGCAAGGCGACTCTAGTGGTACGCGGTGAAGTGCTACCAGTCATGTCTCTAGCTCGTTTGGTTGGCTGGGAAGACAACGGACAGCCCGAAGTCGGCGTACTGATGCAGATGGGGGGGAACAGCTTTATTCTGTCCGCAGACGGCTTTGCAGGGCACGACGATGTAGTCATCAAGTCTCTGGATACCTTCCGTCCGAAAGGTGTAGCAGGTGTTACCATGTCGAGCGAAGGGGAAATCGTGTTGATTCTGGACATCAAGGAGTTGCTGGGTTACTCCAGTATATGA
- a CDS encoding methyl-accepting chemotaxis protein: MEQQKRKNSVGVLLGLGAVALLLHWGIASLGLGDMAVVLNAVITLAAAFIMLVSGGSRNSVVEAGHDSVRESAVENVLMQTYPQFANQFSSANDDMSQVQVLLADAIGKLMESFGGMQQLIQSQRDAAISVTQSQSNQVGDTTMESFLDDTSNTLKQLVGSIINNSKVGMELVDKMDAVSLQVRGILNVLGEIDGISKQTNLLALNAAIEAARAGEAGRGFAVVADEVRKLSGRAGHFSQQIRANVNQVHDAIADAEHAITLMATLDMDFAVKSKNQLELTLGNVQKMNAGMAHVIEQQQTISREVDVVVGRAVTSLQFQDMVNQLLQHSRDRVDTMQEAWIKLGSWARESSRGEVPSRQQTEQMKSEIDDLLSKHSRTIISKSVNQQKMDTGDIELF, from the coding sequence ATGGAACAGCAAAAACGCAAAAATAGTGTTGGGGTGCTGCTCGGGCTAGGTGCGGTTGCATTGTTGCTGCACTGGGGGATCGCCTCACTGGGTTTAGGGGATATGGCCGTGGTGCTCAATGCGGTCATCACACTGGCCGCAGCTTTCATCATGCTGGTTTCTGGCGGGAGTCGGAACTCGGTGGTTGAGGCCGGCCACGACAGCGTTCGAGAGAGCGCTGTCGAAAATGTGCTGATGCAGACCTATCCACAATTTGCCAACCAGTTCTCGAGTGCCAATGATGATATGAGTCAGGTTCAGGTGTTGCTGGCAGATGCGATTGGTAAGCTGATGGAGAGTTTTGGCGGGATGCAGCAATTGATTCAGAGTCAGCGAGATGCAGCCATATCGGTCACACAGTCCCAGAGCAATCAAGTTGGCGATACAACCATGGAAAGCTTTCTGGACGACACCTCCAATACCCTTAAACAGTTGGTCGGTAGCATTATCAATAACAGCAAGGTTGGTATGGAGTTGGTGGACAAGATGGATGCGGTCAGTCTTCAGGTGCGGGGTATTCTTAACGTGCTGGGAGAGATTGATGGTATTTCCAAACAGACCAACTTGCTCGCACTGAACGCCGCGATTGAAGCCGCGCGTGCGGGCGAGGCTGGACGAGGCTTCGCTGTCGTGGCCGATGAGGTGCGCAAACTATCTGGGCGGGCAGGACATTTTAGCCAGCAGATTCGAGCCAATGTGAATCAAGTGCATGATGCGATCGCGGATGCCGAGCACGCCATTACGCTGATGGCGACCTTAGATATGGATTTCGCCGTCAAGTCCAAGAACCAACTAGAGCTGACTCTGGGCAATGTTCAGAAAATGAATGCAGGGATGGCACACGTAATCGAGCAGCAACAAACCATCTCACGAGAGGTTGATGTAGTGGTCGGGCGCGCAGTCACTTCGTTGCAGTTCCAGGATATGGTTAATCAGTTATTGCAACACTCACGTGATCGCGTCGATACGATGCAAGAGGCATGGATTAAATTGGGCAGTTGGGCACGTGAGTCAAGCCGAGGAGAGGTTCCTTCTCGTCAGCAGACTGAACAGATGAAAAGCGAGATCGATGATCTGCTTTCCAAGCACAGTCGTACTATCATCAGCAAATCGGTGAACCAGCAAAAGATGGACACCGGCGATATTGAGTTGTTTTGA
- a CDS encoding response regulator, producing the protein MAKTVLSVDDSSSIRQMVAFTLKSAGYDVIEAADGQDGLNKAKMKTVDLVLTDQNMPIMDGLTLIRTLRSMPNYRTVPILMLTTESSDAMKMQGKAAGATGWLVKPFDPSKLLEVVKKVIG; encoded by the coding sequence ATGGCAAAGACGGTACTAAGTGTTGATGACTCCAGCTCCATTCGCCAGATGGTGGCGTTCACCCTGAAAAGTGCGGGGTATGACGTGATCGAAGCTGCGGATGGGCAGGATGGTTTGAATAAGGCGAAGATGAAGACAGTGGATCTTGTGCTGACTGACCAGAACATGCCGATCATGGATGGGTTGACACTGATCCGCACTCTGCGCTCGATGCCGAACTATCGCACCGTGCCGATTTTGATGCTGACCACTGAGTCCAGTGATGCAATGAAGATGCAAGGTAAAGCGGCTGGAGCAACGGGTTGGTTGGTCAAACCTTTCGACCCATCAAAACTACTAGAAGTGGTGAAGAAAGTGATCGGCTGA
- a CDS encoding chemotaxis protein CheW, whose amino-acid sequence MATQQEVSLNSHAIGREFLTFTLGKEEYGIDILKVQEIRGYDAVTPIANTPAFIKGVINLRGTIVPIVDLRIKFGLGTVEYDQFTVVIILNIGTRVVGVVVDGVSDVLTLSVEQIKPAPELSATIDTGYIMGLGTVSERMLILVEIERLMVSSEMALTDEVVA is encoded by the coding sequence ATGGCGACGCAACAGGAAGTAAGCTTGAATAGTCACGCGATCGGGCGGGAGTTTCTGACCTTTACCTTGGGTAAAGAGGAGTATGGCATCGACATCCTCAAGGTGCAGGAGATACGTGGCTACGATGCGGTGACTCCGATTGCGAACACCCCCGCATTCATCAAAGGGGTCATCAACCTACGCGGCACCATCGTGCCTATCGTCGATTTACGCATCAAATTCGGCTTGGGTACTGTCGAATATGACCAGTTCACCGTGGTCATCATACTTAACATCGGCACTCGCGTAGTCGGCGTGGTGGTGGATGGTGTATCAGATGTGCTGACACTTTCGGTGGAGCAGATTAAACCCGCGCCTGAACTATCAGCGACGATTGATACCGGCTACATCATGGGATTGGGGACCGTAAGTGAGCGGATGCTGATCCTCGTAGAGATCGAACGGCTGATGGTTAGCTCCGAGATGGCGTTGACTGACGAAGTCGTTGCTTGA